One segment of Brassica napus cultivar Da-Ae chromosome C3, Da-Ae, whole genome shotgun sequence DNA contains the following:
- the LOC106355744 gene encoding uncharacterized protein LOC106355744, translating to MDEQNELPEATQREAELQRQLDGLQSKVTELHRAREEVVESQELSSEVQSLKEKLDKHSKQLEQSAEKLSQLESENLILCQVTELHKTREEANPELSLEFQSLKEKLNEHSKQLEQSAEKLSQLESENLNLRDENQALNTKSNKKRRFRSQVRPMPTLETPNFGTGANLPPMASGGDASTREKAKDAQTYDVEDSESEAEPNKEAPDGATKAESPMVAYLEQMFSKRLDAMQSMVERLPGVAPPIRKRNPDSYVDTPFTDEITLIEMPRKFSFPSIMAYDGTTDPDDHFAQYRQRMLAVALPKESREATMCNGFGSTLTGSALQWYINLPSRSIASFAILSDKFVEQFARSRDLEKISDGLYEILQHMVEPLRGYIARFNQEKVAISAFKRGVLPDGDLYKELTKYQCKTMEDVLSRALAHVKWEEDVASRAKAQQKQDPKTIRSDRTEQDEKPSQRPARDSGNRNRGRYQNQPIDKAKGMAVSTWPDISHRSISRPELINVLRRMGQQVKCPQKMKVPYSFRNPGFWCDFHRDHRHQMEDCVALKIEVNELLKKRHLRDCIQPVKTAALSFPQRSDQALDRVIHVISDGSEISGISHAAAKKSTWNAKHGLEAAKPKRLLLGTDKISFTAKEQEKVLTRITKPLVISLTVANFLVKRILVDNGSSGNIIFQAAYKDLGMEESALTRRITPLIGFSGEVKQTVGEVTLPVYAEGINMSTKFLVVGCDSSYNMILGRPWIHGMGAVPSTLHQMVKFPTPWGIKAIRVDQVYCRSCYQTTLKGNTKVL from the exons ATGGATGAGCAGAACGAGCTACCCGAAGCTACCCAGAGAGAAGCTGAGCTCCAAAGGCAGCTCGATGGTCTACAAAGTAAAGTAACCGAGCTGCACAGAGCTCGAGAGGAGGTTGTGGAGAGTCAAGAGCTCTCCTCAGAAGTCCAGAGCTTGAAGGAGAAGCTCGACAAACATTCCAAGCAACTGGAGCAGAGCGCCGAGAAGCTCAGCCAGCTCGAATCAGAGAACCTAATCCTCTG TCAAGTAACTGAGTTGCATAAAACTCGGGAGGAGGCTAATCCCGAGCTCTCCTTGGAATTCCAGAGCTTGAAGGAGAAACTCAACGAACACTCCAAGCAACTGGAACAGAGCGCCGAGAAGCTCAGCCAGCTCGAATCGGAGAATCTTAACCTCCGTGACGAGAACCAAGCCCTCAACACAAAGAGTAACAAGAAGCGTCGATTCCGGTCTCAGGTCCGCCCTATGCCGACTCTGGAGACACCCAACTTCGGAACAGGTGCGAATCTCCCACCTATGGCGTCGGGAGGAGACGCATCAACGCGCGAGAAGGCTAAGGATGCCCAGACCTACGACGTGGAAGACAGTGAATCTGAGGCGGAACCCAATAAGGAAGCACCTGATGGAGCAACGAAAGCAGAGTCTCCTATGGTCGCTTACCTGGAACAGATGTTCTCCAAGAGGCTCGATGCCATGCAGTCCATGGTAGAGAGGCTCCCAGGAGTAGCTCCCCCCATCCGGAAGAGAAACCCCGACTCTTATGTCGATACTCCTTTCACGGATGAGATCACCTTGATCGAGATGCCTAGGAAGTTCTCCTTCCCCAGCATAATGGCGTATGACGGCACCACTGATCCGGATGACCACTTCGCCCAATACAGACAAAGGATGCTCGCCGTAGCACTCCCAAAGGAGTCGCGTGAAGCTACCATGTGCAATGGGTTCGGCTCCACCCTGACCGGATCCGCTCTGCAATGGTACATCAACCTACCCTCCAGGTCCATAGCCTCCTTCGCGATTCTCAGCGATAAGTTCGTGGAACAATTCGCCCGAAGCAGGGATCTGGAAAAAATCTCTGATGGCCTCTACGAAATCCTCCAGCACATGGTGGAACCCCTGCGAGGctacatagcccgcttcaaTCAAGAGAAGGTGGCTATCTCTGCCTTCAAAAGAGGCGTACTCCCCGACGGGGATCTCTATAAGGAGTTAACCAAATACCAGTGCAAAACCATGGAAGACGTCCTATCTCGAGCCTTGGCGCATGtaaaatgggaagaagatgtcgCTAGCCGCGCTAAGGCGCAACAAAAGCAGGATCCGAAGACGATCAGATCAGACCGAACCGAGCAAGACGAGAAACCCTCTCAAAGACCAGCCAGGGACTCTGGAAATCGAAACCGGGGCAGATACCAGAACCAGCCAATCGATAAGGCAAAAGGGATGGCAGTGTCCACGTGGCCAGACATCTCTCACCGCTCCATCTCAAGGCCGGAGCTGATCAATGTTCTGAGGCGGATGGGCCAACAGGTTAAGTGCCCTCAGAAGATGAAAGTACCCTACTCTTTCCGGAACCCTGGTTTCTGGTGCGACTTCCACCGAGACCACCGTCACCAAATGGAGGACTGCGTCGCACTAAAGATCGAGGTCAACGAGCTGCTTAAGAAAAGACACCTCAGGGA ctgcaTACAGCCTGTCAAGACCGCGGCCTTATCCttccctcaacggtctgatcaagcTCTG GACCGAGTGATTCATGTCATATCGGACGGTTCGGAGATCAGCGGCATAAGCCACGCAGCCGCGAAGAAAAGCACCTGGAACGCCAAGCACGGCCTAGAGGCAGCCAAGCCAAAACGCCTACTCCTAGGTACGGACAAAATAAGTTTCACAGCCAAGGAGCAGGAGAAAGTTCTCACCCGCATCACGAAGCCCCTGGTCATATCGCTCACTGTAGCGAATTTCCTGGTGAAAAGGATACTAGTAGATAATGGAAGCTCcggcaacatcatcttccaggcCGCATACAAGGATCTGGGGATGGAGGAAAGCGCTCTAACTCGGAGGATAACCCCGCTTATAGGGTTCAGCGGAGAAGTCAAACAAACTGTAGGAGAGGTGACACTCCCCGTATACGCTGAAGGGATCAACATGTCAACCAAGTTCCTCGTTGTTGGCTGCGACTCATCCTACAATATGATCCTAGGACGGCCCTGGATTCACGGCATGGGAGCCGTCCCTTCGACTCTTCACCAGATGGTGAAATTCCCTACACCCTGGGGCATAAAGGCGATCAGAGTAGATCAGGTGTATTGCCGCTCCTGCTACCAGACTACTCTGAAGGGAAATaccaaggtcttatag